The Streptomyces sp. NBC_01439 genome contains the following window.
AGGTCGGCGGCCAGGGCGGCGTCCGTGGGGGACGGGCCCATGTCGATGCCCTCGGCGTCGATGTTGAGCTCGCGCGCCAGACCGAACAGCTCGACCAGGGTCTTACCGGCGGACGCCATGGCGTCACGCGGGCGCATGGCCTGCTTGGTCTCGACGTCGACGATCAGCTTGTCGAAGTCGGTGCGCTGCTCGACTCGGGTCGCCTCGACCTTGTAGGTGACCTTGAGGACCGGGCTGTAGATGGAGTCGACCGGGATGCGGCCGATCTCCTGGCCCAGCTGCTTGTTCTGGACGGCGGAGACGTAGCCGCGACCGCGCTCGACGGTCAGCTCCATCTCCAGCTTGCCCTTGCCGTTGAGCGTGGCGAGGACCAGGTCCGGGTTGTGCACCTCGACACCGGCCGGGGGCGCGATGTCAGCGGCGGTGACCAGGCCGGGACCCTGCTTGCGCAGGTACATCACGACCGGCTCGTCGTGCTCCGAGGAGACGACCAGCTGCTTGATGTTCAGGATGATGTCGGTGACGTCTTCCTTCACACCCGGCACGGTCGTGAACTCGTGCAGGACGCCGTCCACGCGGATGCTGGTGACGGCGGCACCCGGGATGGAGGACAGGAGGGTGCGGCGCAGGGAGTTGCCGAGGGTGTAACCGAAGCCCGGCTCCAGCGGCTCGATCACGAACCGCGAGCGGTACTCGTCGACGACCTCTTCGGTCAGCGAAGGACGCTGAGCGATAAGCATGTCTGTGTTCCTTCATTCGTGGACGCCCACTATTTGACGCCCGACGGACACGGTCCGGAGGACCGCGGACTTACAAGGGTACGGGCGGCACGTCCCCCGCGAGGGGTACGTACCGCCCGGACACTCAAGAACGCACAGGTGCGTCCGCTGCGTCAGACGCGGCGGCGCTTCGGCGGGCGGCAGCCGTTGTGCGGGGTGGGGGTGACGTCCTGGATCGAGCCGACCTCGAGGCCGGTGGCCTGGAGGGAGCGGATCGCGGTCTCGCGGCCGGAGCCCGGACCCTTCACGAAGACGTCAACCTTGCGCATGCCGTGCTCCTGCGCGCGACGGGCGGCCGACTCGGCGGCCATCTGCGCGGCGAAGGGGGTGGACTTGCGCGAGCCCTTGAAGCCGACGTGGCCGGCGGAGGCCCAGGAGATCACGTTGCCGGACGGGTCCGTGATCGAAACGATGGTGTTGTTGAACGTGCTCTTGATGTGGGCGTGCCCGTGAGCGACGTTCTTCTTTTCCTTGCGGCGCACCTTCTTGGCAGCGCCCTGACGACCCTTGGGGGGCATCTAAATCTCCTACGGGAGGTGGTCGGTCCTACAGCGCAAGACCGCTGAACAGGACTACTTCTTGCCCGGCTTCTTCTTACCGGCGATCGCGCGACGCGGGCCCTTGCGGGTACGCGCGTTGGTGCTGGTGCGCTGACCGTGCACCGGGAGGCCGCGACGGTGGCGGATACCCTGGTAGCACTGGATCTCGATCTTGCGGCGGATGTCGCCCTGGATCTCGCGGCGGAGGTCACCCTCGGTACGGAGGTTGGCGTCCACGTACTCGCGGATCTTGACGAGGTCCTCTTCGGCCAGGTCACGAACGCGGGTGTTCGGGTTCACGCCGGTGGAGGCGAGGATCTCCTTGGACCGGGTGCGCCCGATACCGAAGACGTAGGTGAGTGCGATCTCCACGCGCTTTTCGCGCGGGATGTCAACACCGGAAACGCGTGCCATTCAATGGCTCCTGTGTGTTCGGGGGTCTTCAGCAGAACCGACCCCGACCGCCGACCACCCCGAAATGGGTGATGGTACGCCCGGGTCCCCGGCCCCCGCCGGAGGTGCCGCCGGCCCCGTGAAGGGCTGGGCGGGTTCTGCGTATGTACGTTTTCTTACGTCGCGCGAAGAACTGCGGAAGGCAGGTCGGTCGGCGTGCGTCAGCCCTGGCGCTGCTTGTGGCGCAGGTTGTCGCAGATGACCATGACCCGACCGTGACGGCGGATCACCTTGCACTTGTCGCAGATCTTCTTGACGCTCGGCTTGACCTTCATGTTGGTGAGGTTCTCCGGGTCAGTGCCACCACCCGCACCGGGACGGACGCCCAGGCAGGAGTGAGAGCAAGATCTACTTGTATCGGTAGACGATCCGGCCACGCGTCAGGTCGTACGGAGACAGCTCCACAACGACCCGGTCATCGGGGAGGATGCGGATGTAGTGCATACGCATCTTGCCGCTGATGTGCGCGAGGACCTTGTGACCGTTCTGGAGTTCCACCTTGAACATGGCGTTCGGGAGGGACTCGATCACGGTGCCCTCGATTTCGATGGCACCTTGCTTCTTGGCCACGCTTCGCCTTTCGAATCGGCTACCTTGATCGGCTCTGTGCGCCACGCAGACATGGAAGTGCACGAGAGCCGACGAGTCAGTCTACGTCAGGGCACCCAGAAAGACGAATCCGGAAAGTTTGCCCCAGAGTCTAGATCATTAACCGAGGGGGTCCGGAGCCGTGGTGACCCCGTACTCCGCCAGCTTCGCCTTGCCGCAATCCGGGCTGGTCAGGACGATGGGCCCGGCCTCCGTCAGCGCGATGGAGTGCTCCCAGTGCGAGGACCAGGTGCCGTCCGTCGTGATGACCGTCCAGTCGTCCGAAAGGACCTCCGTCTGGGCGGTGCCGAGGGAAACCATCGGCTCGATCGCCAGGCAGAGACCCGGAACGAGCTTGATCCCCTTGCCCCGCTTGCGCGAGACGTAGTTCAGCAGGTGGGGGTCCATGTGCATCTCGGACCCGATGCCGTGGCCGCCGTAGTCCTCGATGATCCCGAACTTGCCGAGGCTGTGCTCACCGGTGGAAGGACGGGGCTGGCGCTTGATGTACGTCTCGATCGCCTTGGAGATGTCCACGAGGCGGTTGCCGAGCTTCATGGCGGCGATCCCGGCCCACATGGACTCCTCGGTCACCCGGGACAGCTCCACGAGCTCAGGCGCGTGCCCGGTGCCCACGAAGGCGGTGTACGCGGCGTCGCCGTGCCAGCCGTCCACGATCGCGCCGGCGTCGATCGAGATGATGTCGCCGTCCTTGAGGACGGTCTTGTCGTCCGGGATGCCGTGGACGACGACCTCGTTCACCGAGGTGCAGATGGTCGCGGGGAACCCGCCGTAGCCGAGGAAGTTCGACCTGGCCCCGGCGTCCGCGATGACCTTGCGGGCCACCATGTCCAGATCCCGCGTCGTGGCACCCGGTACGGCCGCCTCACGGGTCGCGGCGTGGATCGCCGCGACGACCAGCCCTGCCTCGCGCATCTTCGCGATCTGCTCGGGGGTCTTGATCTGGACCATGGGAAATGCCTTCCACCTTCGGATCTGCGTTGTTCAGGTCTTTTCAACAGTACGGCCGCGATGCCCTGGGGACACCGCGGCCGTACCTGCACACAAAGGGTTACTACTTCTTGAGGGCGTCCATCGCGCGCTTGGTGACGTCCGCGACCTCACCGAGGGCCGGAATGGTCACCAGCAGGCCCTGGGCCTTGTAGTAGTCGATGATCGGCTCGGTCTGCGTGTGGTAGACCTCCAGCCGGTTGCGGACCGTGGCCTCGGAGTCGTCGCCGCGCTGGTACAGCTCGCCTTCGCAGGTGTCGCAGACACCCTCGACCTTCGGACGGGCGTACGCCACGTGGAAGACGTGCGAGGAGTCCTTGCGGCAGATCCGCCGACCGGCGATCCGCTTGACGACCTCGTCCTCCTCGACCTCCAGGTCGAGGACGGCGTCGAGCTTCATGCCCTCCGCCTGGAGCATCACGTCGAGCGCCTCGGCCTGCGAGACGTTGCGCGGGAAACCGTCGAGCAGGAAGCCGTTCACGGCGTCCGGCTGCTCCATACGGTCCTTGGCCATGCCGATGGTCACCTCGTCGGGCACCAGGTCGCCGGCGTCCATGTACGCCTTCGCCTGCTTGCCCAGCTCAGTGCCCTGGCTGATGTTGGCCCGGAACAGGTCACCCGTGGAGATGTGCGGAATCGACAGGTTCTTAGCAAGGAACGCGGCCTGCGTTCCCTTGCCGGCACCGGGCGGTCCAACGAGGACGATTCGCATCAGCGGAGGAACCCTTCGTAATTACGCTGCTGGAGCTGGCTCTCGATCTGCTTCACGGTTTCCAGACCCACACCCACGATGATCAGGATGCTCGTCCCGCCGAACGGGAAGTTCTGGTTCGCTCCGAAGCCGGCCAACGCCATCGTCGGCACAAGAGCGATGAGACCCAGGTACAGCGACCCCGGCCAGGTGATCCGGTTGAGTACGTAGCTGAGGTACTCGGCGGTGGGCCGACCGGCGCGGATGCCCGGGATGAACCCACCATACTTCTTCATGTTGTCTGCAACTTCCTCGGGGTTGAACGAGATCGCCACGTAGAAGAACGCGAAGAAGACGATCAGGAGGAAGTAGGCCGCGATGTAGTACGGGTGGTCGCCCTTGACGAAGTGCTTCTGGATCCAGGTGGCCCAGCCTGCCTGGGATCCGCTGAACTGCACGACCAGCGCCGGGATGTAGAGCAGCGACGAGGCGAAGATGACGGGGATGATGCCCGCCTGGTTCACCTTGAGCGGGATGTAGGTCGAGGTGCCGCCGTACGCACGGCGACCGATCATGCGCTTCGCGTACTGGACCGGGATCCGGCGCTGCGCCTGCTCGACGAAGACCACCAGGCCGACCATCGCGAGGCCGACGAGCATGACCACACCGAACTCGACCCAGCCGTCGGCGATCTTGCCCTGGAGCTTGATCTGCCACAGCGCGCCGATGAAGCCGGCGGCGATCGAGATGAACATGAGGATCGACATGCCGTTGCCGATGCCGCGGTCGGTGATGAGCTCACCGAGCCACATCACGACGCAGGTACCGGCGGTCATGGTGACCACCATGACGACCGTGGTGAAGATCGACCGGTCCGGGACGATCTCGCGGCCGACCTGGCAGGTGCCGAAGAGGGCACCGGTGCGAGCGGTGGCGACGAGGCCGGTGCCCTGCAGGATCGCGAGGGCGACCGTCAAATAGCGCGTGTACTGGGTGATCTTCGCCGTGCCGGACTGTCCCTCCTTCTTGAGGGCCTCCAGCTTCGGGATGACCACGGTCAGCAGCTGCAGGATGATGCTCGCCGTGATGTAGGGCATGATGCCGAGCGCGAAGATCGTGATCTGCAGCAGCGCACCGCCGCTGAACATGTTGACCAGGCCGAACAGCCCATTGCTGCTGCCTGCCTGCTCCACACAGATCTGAACGTTCTTGTAGCTCACCCCGGGGACCGGTACGTGGGACCCGAGCCGGAACAGCACGATGATGCCGAGCGTGAAGAGCAGCTTCTTGCGCAGGTCGGGCGTCTTGAACGCCCGGGCGAACGCGGTGAGCACGGTGCCTCCTGCGACCCCCGCGCTACTGCGTCAGAGGTGACGGTCTGAGGGATCGACGAATACGACAAAGCAAAGGTGCACGCCACCTTACCGGCGAGTGTGCCTTCCGTGGAACGACCGACCGGGGATGCCCCATATGTGAGGCATCCCCGGTCGGGTTTCGAGCTATTCAGCCACTGAAATCGTCTTAGACGAGCTCGGTGACGGTGCCGCCGGCAGCGGCAATCTTCTCCTTGGCGGAGGCGGAGACGGCGTCAACCGAAACCTGCAGCGCCACGGAGATCTCGCCCTGGCCCAGGACCTTGACGAGGCTGTTCTTGCGAACCGCGCCCTTGGCGACCAGGTCGGCCACCGTGACTTCTCCACCCTCGGGGTAGAGCGCGCCGAGCTTGTCCAGGTTCACGACCTGGAACTCGGTGCGGAACGGGTTCTTGAAGCCCTTGAGCTTCGGCAGGCGCATGTGGAGGGGCATCTGCCCACCCTCGAAGCGCTGCGGGATCTGGTAACGGGCCTTCTGGCCCTTCGTACCACGACCGGCCGTCTTACCCTTCGACGCCTCACCACGACCGACACGGGTCTTCGCGGTCTTGGCGCCGGGGGCGGGACGGAGGTTGTGGGCCTTCAGCGGGCTGTTCTCAGCCATGATTAGTCAACCTCCTCAACCGTCACGAGGTGGCGGACGGTGTGCACCATTCCGCGGAACTCGGGGCGGTCCTCCTTGACGACGACGTCGTTCAGGCGCTTGAGCCCGAGCGAACGCAGCGTGTCGCGGTGGTTCTGCTTGCTACCGATGTACGACTTCGTCTGCGTGATCTTGAGGCGAGCCATTACGCACCCGCCCCAGCACGTGCACGAAGCAGAGCCGCGGGGGCGACGTCCTCGAGGGGCAGACCACGGCGAGCCGCGATCTCCTCGGGACGCTGCAGGCCCTTGAGGGCCTCCACGGTCGCGTGCACGATGTTGATCGCGTTGTCGGAGCCCAGGGACTTCGACAGGATGTCGTGAACGCCGGCGCACTCCAGAACGGCGCGCACCGGGCCACCGGCGATAACACCGGTACCGGGGGAAGCAGGCTTCAGCAGGACGACGCCCGCAGCCTTCTCGCCCTGGATCGGGTGAGGGATGGTGCCCTGGATGCGCGGAACCTTGAAGAAGTTCTTCTTGGCTTCCTCGACACCCTTGGCGATGGCCGCGGGAACTTCCTTGGCCTTGCCGTAACCGACACCTACGGTGCCGTCACCGTCGCCCACCACGACCAGCGCGGTGAAGCTGAAGCGGCGACCACCCTTGACAACCTTGGCGACGCGGTTGATCGCGACAACGCGCTCAACGTAAGCGGTCTTCTCGGCGGCAGGGCCACCGTCGCGACCCTTCCGGTCCCGCCGCTCGCCGCCACCGGCACCGCTTCCGCGGCGCTGGGGTCCAGCCATTGGATTACCTCTCTCTGTTACGTCCGTGAGTCCCGGAACCGGGGCTTAGAACTTCAGCCCGGCTTCGCGGGCGGCGTCAGCCAGAGCGGCAATGCGCCCGGCGTATCGGTTGCCACCGCGGTCGAACACGACGGTCTCGACACCCGCGGCCTTGGCACGCTCGGCGACGAGCGCGCCGACAGCCTGGGCCTGCGAGCTCTTGTCGCCTTCGCCACCGCGGATCGAAGCGTCCAGGGTCGACGCCGACGCCAGGGTGTGGCCCTGGAGGTCGTCGATGACCTGAGCAACGATGTTGCGGTTCGAACGCGTCACGACGAGGCGCGGACGCTCCGCCGTACCCGAGACGTTCTTGCGGATGCGGATGTGGCGGCGAGCCTTGGCAGCGCGCTTGTACGCGTCGCCCTTGGCGATCTTCACACCGTATGCCATGGCTACTTACCAGCCTTTCCGACCTTGCGGCGGATGACCTCGCCGGCGTACTTGACACCCTTGGCCTTGTACGGGTCGGGCTTCCGCAGCTTGCGGATGTTGGCGGCGACCTCGCCGACCTTCTGCTTGTCGATGCCCTCGACCGTGAACTTGGTCGGCGACTCGACCTTGAAGGAGATGCCCTCGGGCGCCTCCACCAGGATCGGGTGGCTGTAGCCCAGCTGGAACTCCAGGTTGGAGCCCTTCGCCAGGACACGGTAACCGACACCGCTGATCTCGAGAGCCTTGACGTATCCCGTGGTCACACCGGTGATCATGTTCGCCACCAGCGTGCGGGACAGGCCGTGCAGGGCCTTGTTCTGACGCTCGTCGTTCGGACGGGTGACGTTCAGAACGCCGTCCTCGCCCTTAACAACGGCGATGGGAGCCTTGACGGTGTGGGAAAGGGAACCCTTGGGGCCCTTCACCGCAACCGTGCTGCCATCGATGGTGACGTCCACACCGGCGGGAACCTGGATGGGGAGCTTGCCGATTCGCGACATTGCTTTTCCTCCGTTCCCGACTACCAGACGTAGGCGAGGACTTCCCCACCTACGCCCTTCTTGCCTGCCTGCTGGCCGGTGAGCAGACCGTGCGACGTGGAGATGATCGCCACGCCCAGGCCGCCGAGCACCTTCGGCAGGTTGGTGGACTTCGCGTACACGCGCAGACCGGGCTTCGAGATCCGCTTGATGCCCGCGATGGAGCGCTCACGGTTCGGCCCGAACTTCAGCTCGAGGACGAGGTTCTTGCCGACCTCGGCGTCCTCGACCTTCCAGCCGGTGATGAAACCCTCCTGCTTGAGGATCTCCGCGATGTGCGACTTGATCTTGCTGTGCGGCATCACGACGGTGTCGTGGTACGCCGAGTTAGCGTTACGCAGACGGGTCAGCATGTCTGCGATCGGGTCAGTCATGGTCATGAAGTGGCCTTCGGCCTCTCTCGCCGGGGTTTCCTGTATGCGCCATCCCTCTCCCCACTCAGTGGCGGGACGGGTGCGGTGCGGGGACCTACGGCGTAGTAAGTCGATAGGGCGGCGGACGCCCAACCCCACAAGCCTACGGCATGCGGAGCTGGGCACCCACCGACCAGATGCTTACCGAGAGTCTCTGGAACTTCCCAAGTCCTTACGGACGGAAGGGAATTACCAGGAGCTCTTGGTCACGCCCGGCAGCTCGCCACGGTGAGCCATCTCACGAAGGCAGACGCGGCACAGGCCGAACTTGCGGTACACGGAGTGGGGACGACCGCAGCGCTGGCAGCGGGTGTACGCACGCACACCGAACTTGGGCTTGCGGGCAGCCTTCGCGATGAGAGCCTTCTTCGCCATCTCGCTTACGCCTCCTTGAAGGGGAAGCCGAGGTGACGAAGGAGCGCGCGGCCCTCAGCGTCGTTGGTCGCCGTGGTGACCACGGTGATGTCCATACCCCGGGTACGGTCGATCTTGTCCTGGTCGATCTCGTGGAACATGACCTGCTCCGTGAGACCGAAGGTGTAGTTACCACGGCCGTCGAACTGCTTCGGCGACAGACCACGGAAGTCACGGATACGCGGCAGCGCGAGCGACAGCGTACGGTCCAGGAACTCCCACATGCGGTCACCACGGAGGGTGACGTGGCAGCCGATCGGCTGACCCTCGCGCAGCTTGAACTGCGCGATGGACTTGCGGGCCTTCGTGACGGCCGGCTTCTGACCGGTGATCGTCGTCAGGTCCTTGATGGCGCCGTCGATCAGCTTGGAGTCGCGGGCGGCGTCGCCCACACCCATGTTGACCACGATCTTCACGAGGCCGGGGATCTGCATGACGTTCTCGTAGGAGAACTCCTCACGCAGCTTGCCCGCGATGTCCTCGCGGTACTTCGTCTTGAGACGCGGAGTGGTAGCCATCAGATGTCCTCACCCGTCCGCTTGGCAACGCGGATCTTGTTGCCCTCGTCGTCGAAGCGGTAGCCGACGCGGGTGACGACCTTCTTGCCGTCCTTCTCCACAACCAGCTGAACGTTGCTGACGTGGACCGGGGCCTCGGTGATCACAATGCCACCGGCCTGGTTCTGCGCAGCCTTGGTGTGCTTCTTGACCCGGTTGACACCCTCGACGAGGACACGGTTGTCGGCGGGGAAGGCAACGATGACCTTGCCCTGCTTGCCCTTGTCCTTACCGGTGATGACCTGGACCAGGTCGCCCTTCTTGATCTTCATGCTTACAGCACCTCCGGCGCGAGCGAGATGATCTTCATGAACTTCTTCTCGCGCAGCTCACGGCCCACCGGGCCGAAGATACGGGTGCCGCGAGGGTCGCCGTCGTTCTTCAGAATGACGGCGGCGTTCTCGTCAAAGCGGATGTACGAGCCGTCCTGGCGGCGACGCTCCTTGACGGTGCGAACGATGACCGCCTTGACGACGTCACCCTTCTTCACGTTGCCACCGGGGATCGCGTCCTTGACGGTGGCGACGATGACGTCACCGATGCCCGCGTAGCGGCGACCGGAACCACCGAGAACACGGATGCAAAGGATTTCCTTGGCACCAGTGTTGTCGGCGATACGCAGTCGCGACTCCTGCTGGATCACGTGTATCTCCTGTTTGTCTGCCGGTTCCCGGCGGGGGCTTCACTCCGGAGAGCGTCGCCCCCACCGAGCCTGGCGGAACGAACCTGAGGGAAACCCCTCAGATAATTACTTGGCCTTCTCGAGGATCTCGACGATGCGCCAGCGCTTGCTCGCCGACAGCGGACGCGTCTCCATGATGAGGACGCGGTCGCCGACGCCAGCAGCGTTCTGCTCGTCGTGCGCCTTGAGCTTGTTCGTACGGCGGATGACCTTGCCGTACAGGGCGTGCTTCACGCGGTCCTCGACGGCGACGACGACGGTCTTGTCCATCTTGTCGCTGACGACCAGACCCTCACGGGTCTTGCGGAAACCGCGCTCGGTCTTCTCAGTCACGTTGTTCTCGCTCATCAGGCGCTCTCCACCGTCTCGATACCGAGCTCACGCTCGTGCATCAGGGTGTAGATGCGAGCGATGTCCTTACGGACGGACTTGAGCCGGCCGTTGTTCTCCAGCTGACCCGTGGCCGCCTGGAAGCGGAGCTTGAACAGCTCCTCCTTGGCCTCGCGCAGCTTGCCAACGAGCTCCTCGTTGCCGAGCTCACGCAGCTCGGACGCCTTGGTTCCCGTCGCCATCACGACTCACCTGCCTCGCGCCGAACAATCCGGCACTTCATCGGAAGCTTGTGAGCAGCGCGGGTGAGCGCCTCACGAGCAATCTTCTCGTTCGGGTAGGACAGCTCGAACATGACCCGGCCCGGGTGCACGTTGGCGATCCACCACTCAGGAGAACCCTTACCGGAACCCATGCGGGTCTCGGCAGGCTTCTTCGTCAGCGGGCGGTCCGGGTAGATGTTGATCCAGACCTTGCCGCCACGCTTGATGTGGCGGGTCATCGCAATACGAGCCGCCTCGATCTGGCGGTTCGTCACGTACGCCGGGGTCAGCGCCTGGATGCCGTACTCGCCGAACGTGACCTCAGTACCGCCCTTGGCCATACCGCTGCGCTTCGGGTGGTGCTGCTTGCGGTGCTTGACCCTACGAGGGATCAGCATGTCGGTCAGGCCTCCGTTCCGGTGCTCTCGGCCGGAGCGGCGGCGGGAGCGTCGGCCTTGGGGGCCTCGACACCAGCAGCCTGCTGCGGCTTGCGGCCACCACGGCCGCCGCGCTCGCCACCACGGCCACCACGGCCGGCGGGACGGTCGCCAGCGCCCTGCGCGCCACGGGCCGGGCGGTTACCCGCACGGGCCGCAGCGTTCTCGGCGCGAACCTCGGCGATGTTCTTGACGTCGCCCTTGTAGATCCAGACCTTCACACCGATGCGGCCGAAGGTGGTCTTGGCCTCGAAGAAGCCGTAGTCCACGTTCGCGCGGAGGGTGTGCAGCGGCACACGGCCTTCGCGGTAGAACTCGGAGCGGGACATCTCGGCGCCGCCGAGACGGCCGCCACACTGGATCTTGATGCCCTTGGCGCCGGCCTTCATCGTGCCCTGCATGCTCTTGCGCATGGCACGACGGAAGGAGACGCGGGAGGAGAGCTGCTCGGCCACGGCCTGGGCAACCAGCTGAGCGTCAAGCTCGGGGTTCTTGACCTCGAGGATGTTCAGCTGAACCTGCTTGCCCGTGAGCTTCTCGAGGTCACCGCGGATGCGGTCGGCCTCGGCGCCACGGCGGCCGATGACGATGCCCGGACGAGCGGTGTGGATGTCCACACGCACGCGGTCACGGGTGCGCTCGATCTCAACCTTCGAGATGCCGGCGCGCTCCATGCCGGACGTCATCATCCGACGGATGGCGACGTCTTCCTTGACGTAGTCCTTGTACAGCTTGTCGGCGTACCAACGCGACTTGAAGTCGGTGGTGATGCCGAGCCGGAACCCGTGCGGGTTTACCTTCTGGCCCATTACCGGGAACCTTCCTTGCTGCTGACGACCACGGTGATGTGGCTGGTCCGCTTGCGGATCCGGTAGGCACGGCCCTGGGCACGCGGACGGAACCGCTTCAGGGTCGGGCCCTCGTCCACGTACGCCTCGCTGATGACCAGCGTGGAGGCGTCCGGGTGGTTGTAGTTGTGTGCGGCGTTGGCAATGGCGCTGTCCAGCACCTTGCCGACCGGCACGCTCGCGGCCTGCGGGGCGAAACGCAGGACCGCCTGAGCCTCCGTGGCATCCATGCCACGGATAAGGTCCACCACTCGGCGGGCCTTCATGGGCGTGACGCGGATGTACCGCGCCTGGGCCCTGGCTTCCATGGTTGTCCCTTCGGTGTAAGTCATAGTCATAACCACCCCGCCTTTAGCGGCGCTTCGACTTCCGGTCGTCCTTGACGTGGCCGCGGAAGGTGCGAGTCGGCGAGAACTCGCCGAGCTTGTGGCCGACCATCGACTCGGTGACGAACACCGGGACGTGGGTCTTGCCGTTGTGCACCGCGATGGTGTGGCCCAGCATGCTGGGGATGATCATCGAGCGACGGGACCAGGTCTTGATGACGTTCTTGGTGCCGGCTTCGTTCTGGACGTCCACCTTCTTTACGAGGTGGTCGTCGACGAAGGGCCCCTTCTTGAGACTGCGCGGCATCTAAACCCGCTCCTAGCGCTTCTTGTTCGTCTTGCGGCGGCGGACGATGTACTTGCTCGAAGCCTTCTTCGGCGAGCGAGTACGACCCTCCTTCTGACCCCACGGGGAGACCGGGTGGCGACCACCACTGGTCTTGCCCTCACCACCACCGTGCGGGTGGTCAACCGGGTTCATCGCGACACCGCGGACGGACGGGCGAACGCCCTTCCAGCGCATGCGGCCGGCCTTGCCCCAGTTGATGTTCGACTGCTCGGCGTTGCCGACCTCGCCGACCGTGGCGCGGCAGCGCGCGTCGACGAGACGGATCTCGCCCGACGGCATACGAAGGTGGGCCATCGTGCCCTCCTTCGCCAGCAGCTGCACGGAGGCACCAGCCGAACGCGCGAACTTCGCGCCGCCACCGGGACGGAGCTCGATCGCGTGGATCGTGGTACCGACCGGGATGTTGCGGAGCGCGAGGTTGTTACCGGGCTTGATGTCGGCCGTGGGGCCGTTCTCAATCCGGTCGCCCTGCTTCAGAGCCTTCGGCGCGATGATGTAGCGCTTCTCGCCGTCCGCGTAGTGCAGGAGCGCGATGCGCGCGGTGCGGTTGGGGTCGTACTCGATGTGCGCGACCTTGGCCGGCACGCCGTCCTTGTCGTGACGACGGAAGTCGATCACGCGGTAGGCGCGCTTGTGTCCACCACCCTGGTGGCGAACGGTGATCCGACCGGTGTTGTTACGGCCGCCCTTGCTGTGCAGGGGGCGAACCAGCGACTTCTCCGGCGTGGACCGCGTGATCTCGACAAAGTCGGCGACGCTGGAGCCACGACGGCCCGGGGTCGTCGGCTTGTACTTGCGGATACCCATTTCTCAGTCCTCGTCCGATTCCGGACGACTAGACCTCCGTTAGGAGGCCTGGCCGCCGAAGATGTCGATT
Protein-coding sequences here:
- the rplB gene encoding 50S ribosomal protein L2, which encodes MGIRKYKPTTPGRRGSSVADFVEITRSTPEKSLVRPLHSKGGRNNTGRITVRHQGGGHKRAYRVIDFRRHDKDGVPAKVAHIEYDPNRTARIALLHYADGEKRYIIAPKALKQGDRIENGPTADIKPGNNLALRNIPVGTTIHAIELRPGGGAKFARSAGASVQLLAKEGTMAHLRMPSGEIRLVDARCRATVGEVGNAEQSNINWGKAGRMRWKGVRPSVRGVAMNPVDHPHGGGEGKTSGGRHPVSPWGQKEGRTRSPKKASSKYIVRRRKTNKKR